The following are from one region of the Homalodisca vitripennis isolate AUS2020 unplaced genomic scaffold, UT_GWSS_2.1 ScUCBcl_441;HRSCAF=2454, whole genome shotgun sequence genome:
- the LOC124370691 gene encoding peroxisomal membrane protein PEX14-like encodes MAFCNSTSSTSPTPLNEEPPTANGNPPTDNEEPSSNNDPSTANGESTSNNDPPTETEEPASDSDPQTTNEE; translated from the exons ATGGCGTTTTGTAAT AGTACATCAAGTACATCTCCTACACCTCTGAATGAAGAACCACCTACAGCGAATGGCAACCCACCGACAGATAATGAAGAGCCATCTTCAAATAACGACCCAAGTACAGCTAATGGAGAGTCAACTTCAAACAACGACCCGCCAACAGAAACCGAAGAGCCAGCTTCAGATAGTGACCCACAAACAACTAATGAAGAGTAA